In the Necator americanus strain Aroian chromosome X, whole genome shotgun sequence genome, aacgccgtatatgaaactggagaagaactgttctgaGGAACATGTGACGGTAGAGGAGCTGGTGtagttggtgtcctcgtcaacacgagtatggcaaagaacatctacTCTTTCGAACAGCCTGCGGCCGTATCGGACATCTGCGGAAAAGGAGATGAGGTCCAACGCCAgacaatcttcgtcgcttacgcttcAACATCAAGATGCAAAGAAGacgtcgaagctttctatacgGACTTAGAGAAAATTCACAAAGAAGATCATACCTTATACAGGGTCATAGTTGGTGATTTTAACGCCAAGATTGACCTTAGAAGCACGACTGagaaacttcacatcgggatccATGGCCTGCAATGGACCAAACAGGGCGAGAAGCTCtctgagttcatcatgacgaccaagaccatccatgggaactcgcaattccaaaagccctcctctctacgctggacgtggaagTTACCCGGTGGAGGATGTCGTAATGAAATTGATTACAGTAAAAGGGTTCTGTCTGCCAGATATCGCTGCTGTGCCAAAGTTCCATTCACAACCGGatcatcgcctcctccgaggaagattttccttcacacgGAGAAAAGAGAAGGCCGCGAGGTTCAGAGAGCGGTGCCCTACAACTATCATTAATTGGGATCTCCTCACGACGACGGATGTGAATGCCTCgtagaacatcttcatgaCTACACGGGAAGGGTTCAGATTTTTAAAACTACTAAGAGACGCCTGCCTCCGGGAACTCTAGAGCTGGTgcgtcagcgtggagctgcacgggccgcaggcaaccaagaactcacatCTGAGCTCACAacgctttgcagagaggcaaTAGGGCGAATTCTCAAAGGGAGAAGAGCACAAgtactggctgaagctgcagaggcgggaaaaagcatccgctatgcccgtcgaaaCTTCGCCAATCGCAAGACAAAGATGACAGCCCTTCAGAACaagaagggaacaaccattgtatcgagaaggggaatagAGAAAGTCATCTACGACCTCTACTCTAATcttttcgacagccatgtccacttgtcTCCTCACCATCGGAGGGAaaatggacatgtcattcgagaggttctcccgtccgaagtacgacatggTATCATATCGGTAGGAAATCGtgcggcacccggtcccgacagaataagaccctAACACCTGAAGAACTCTAGACCAATTCTCATCAATACTCTGGCAAGACACTTTACAccttacctgtcggaatgcatgATTCCTAAACaatggaagaccagcaagaccgtgttgttgtacaAGAAGGAAGATTCACATGACATCCGCAACTATCCTCCAATTCGCTTGCCATTCGTTACCTACATGCTATTCATGGGAGTGATCTTCACAGGATTGCGAAAAGTGTTAAATAAAGGACAACCGTGCATACAAGCAGGGTTTTTAAAAGGATTCAACACGACTGGTAACATTCGCACTGTCTGGAAACTCATCGAAGTATCGCAAGAGTACAAGGTGTCGCTATTTCTCACATTCATCGACTTAAAAAAGGcgtttgactcagttgaggtGGAAGCGGTGTTGGAGGCCTTGGGCAACCAAggtgtccctactcagtacgtAAAAGTGTGCGGTAACTTCAGGATCAGAATTTCACCATTCTACagaaatatcatcattgacgtgaaaagGAGGGTCCGACAGGATGGTAcaatctcacctaaaatatcCACGAACACTTTCAAGAACGCAATGCTAAAactggaatgggacgacatagGAGTGAAGATGATTGATCTACACTATCTGCGTTTTGTCGTTCTGGTAACAGCTAGCGTCAGTCAAGCGGAACTAATGCTgaacgaattcgacgaaacatatGGATGCATTGGTCTTTAGCTGAATCTACACGACGATGCAAGACGATACTCATGGGAAGCGGATGGGTCTTTGATGTTCATTTACGCTAATTGATGCTTGCACATGCGAATGCATCAGCCACGTTTTTCTGCGTCggaaaatgaacatgaagaacgacctgactCCCGAGCTGAGCAGGAGGAAACAACGGCATGGTAAGCGTATAAGATATAAGAGATATAatgtataagagcatcgatgATGCAGTGAAGAAGACGAGGAACGCCGGGCTCTGTGCTCACTTATTTGACACCACTGAACTTCCTGCTTTGCCTTGTGTTTCAGAAACCTGGACACTTTGCAGACAGGAAAAAAGCCATGAGCGTCATTGAAGGGGCAATCACACAGGGTGATGCTAGGGGTGTCCCGGTTCAGGCAGGTGAGGGACGAGATTCGAAGTTTTATCCTCAACGATCAATGATCGAAGATTATAGACGCCACTGCATTTGCCAAGGACAGCAatataaggtgggccggacacgtgatgcgctttaacgacaaccgttggaccagagccgtgaacgactgggttccccgcgatattaaacgcactacaggaagaccgcctactcgatggtcagacttcttcataaagtcctttaaagaaatttcgatgctcttcgtgtcccacgcgaaaagaAGAACCATTGGGCGACTCTGTTACGCGATCAGGACAAGTTATCGGCACCCACTCGACCTcttcgaagaacaacgggagtcaaggtgatcaaggtgatataGGTGAacttcgaaccattttcatttccgactttttgaaagttctcGTCTTTCGTCTAATTCTTTGCTGTCATTCCCCACTACgactaatatttttaaaaaatgtaaagagAACGAAAAGAGAATAAAGTTAAAGTGGGATAAAACTTTGAACGGCACAACATCGTCATCGGCGATTAACTAAAATTGATTCAGGTATCAAGTGAGTGGACGAACTTCACAGGATGTCCTCAATGCTCTGATAACGAGAAATGTCGTGCAATAGAGTACGCCGCTATTATAGTAGGAAAAGATGAGCCCACGGGTGTGTTTTTCATCTGATTTCCTTCCCAGGTTTGTTCTAGAAACATTTTCAGGCTCTCTAGGGGCATTTTTGCTTAACGTATCTGGAAGGACTATTTCGTTATCACAATTTGTCTCAACTATTTCTGCTGTTGTTTCACCGTGAACCGCAATTCATTTTTGGCAAAGGCATCTAGCTGACTGCGGCTAGAGCTATTCTCGATATTTTCAGTAACTCTGGCTGGTGTTTTTCACTGGTTTCAAATTGGAAATGCGCGTTCGATAATTGTGGATCTACAGTATTCCAAGGTGGGAGTGTTTCATTGCTACTCTGAAATGGACGTGGATCGACAGTAGATTTTAGAGAGAAATCAGTCATATAGAAGAGGAACTATCTTCATGCCTAATTTCAGTAATAACCGCTTGTCGCTAGATTGTACcgaatattaatattattcctGTACTTGTCAACTTTAAACGGTCTTTTTTGAAGGTTGTAAGCAACAGTATGAGTACAGTTTTCACCTTCTGCGAACCTCAAGAGAATGATGGAATGAGTTATCATTGTTGTTGTCACGAcaataaattttgattttcagaattttacaTCCGACACTTTTAGCTGTAACGGTTATCGCTCCACAAAAGTGCCCTCCACAAATTCTGCCTCATTGTCCCTCAGCTCAGAGATTCaactgagaagaaaacatcTAAAACCCTTCAAAAAAGACTTCGTTTGAAGCTGACAAGTACAAGAATGTTGACGCCAATTTAGGTGTGTGCCAATGTCACTCATCTCGTGTCTGGAGCAGTATCAGCACATGCACTTATACGGCAAATCACTGCCTACTCGGCACCTGTTGTTGCGTCAATTGTTGTATTGGAGTATCCAGCCAACAACTACACCGAGGTATTGCAACTACAGAAAGAATAGATTAGAACAAcgcattatatatatatatatatatatatatatatatatattattgtgACGCAAGAAAACACTACCATCGGATCAAACCATTTGTACATTGCTTTATCTTGTAAAGCGTGACACCATTTACTTTACGATGCAACGCAAGAGCAGTTCTTAAGCTTGAAGATAGCATTTGCCAAAAGTTCTCTCGAGATGGGAACCGCGAACTTCAGGCTTTGTATAATCCTATATGGAGAGTAAAAACGCAAAATGGGCAAGAACTCGAAGCTACGGTCTTCTCTGGCAGCATAAATGAGCTAGTGGGCATTGATATTGGCGCAATTGGTAGGCGTTATCTCGACCGCTACACACATTCTTCGCGTTTTGAGTTACCGTGAAAAAACATGATAATTCAGGCTGCTAATTGTATAGAATTCAGCTTTTTCGGGACAAGACATACGCTTGTCAATGTATAGAAAAGCTTGAGAGGAAAGTTCCAATAGGTGTTGcctttgaaaaggaaaatgcgTATGGAATCATCATGTAGTACACCGTCCTTTAACTCGTGTACTCAATAAAATGGTTACGCCATAAGCTCGGTAACTTACCAACTTAAAGTCggcttattttttctgttcttctagattgttttctttaggcACTCGTTAACAAGCACAAAGTATTCTCCGCAGCGACTGCTCACGCAGTGCCACTGGACAACTCCATTACCGCGAGCCCTCCCTGTGGCCTGGAAAGTCTTGGGCCGAGCACACAAGTTGTTTAATATTATACTTACGGTTTTGTTTCCAATTGAGCAAGTTGACAGTCAGCTCTTTAACTCGTTGATTGCCGGATGCatttatttcaatgttttgacaacttttcattttctgaactAGGTAAGAGTTCACTCCCAGAATGATAGAAAGGATTCGTTTAGTTTTGACCCCCTTTGATTTTTGCattatcaagttttttttttgtaaaatttgctCAAAAAGAGTGTACGCAGTGGGGATTTTCACTTCCGACAAACGCAAATTGCTTTCAAGCACACGTCACGTGCTCTCTCACAAGCGAAATATTCGAGTTCAAGATGTCAATCGATCAAAATGCTTTTCTCAACCGAACAGCTGGGGTGAGAAACAAGTGCGAAGTGTGGGGATGTCGTCGACATCGTCACCGTTACCATTTACTCGTTGCCGTTGCCCTGTCCGTTTCGCAGCTTGTCGCGCTGCGAAACAATGCGCGATGATTGAACAGGAATCGCGACAAAGCAAGAAAGTCGCCGTCTcagccctgcgattcgtcgaaaatcaattcggactgccccgataggtaGTAAgagacgctacgcgtgcaaaggcggcgcgctgcaatagaagggaTCGTacgaaacagcattcaggggctgGCTGATTGCAGttattcagggagagatgagcggaaccaccccagtcTCGATAATCTACCACCCCGCATACGGacactccacctggaatctgtaccaccccagattcgtggtatgctgccattAAACACTGCGAATGTTTCTTTAAACCATCTTCGCGTTTGATTTGGAACTGAGGCAGTAAGAACgtgaaaaggtgaaaagatTGTAAAGGGTTCTCATAATTTTTCGTTGTTCGAGATTTCACACTTTCTTTTGCGTTTCCATTGCGTTTTGGAAAACGCGAGCGTCGTAATCTGCACGCCACGTCGTGGATGGGACAGTGCTGGAGAGTAATTAGTGAATCAAAAGCCTTGGAGATATCTCGGCACTTTTCATTCGGTTCGTACTCTGTTTATGGCGGCCGCCCTTTGAGCCTTTACTTAACCCTTTGTTCCCAAAAAAATGGCAACTCCCTTTtgattctagattttttttcgaatgctgACTTCTTATATAGAAATGTGAAAGTATCCAACTTCAACTTCATCTCCTAACATCTCTGCAAAGCGCAGAGCGAACAGCCGTTAGAGAGCTATGATTGATACGCTATGCTATAATCAAAAGATATTCTGTCTTTAGAAATGGTGGATCAATCGGCTGGCCTCAATTTTGAGCAGTGGAGACAACGATACATCGTTCGTGTTTATTGTCTATATTGAGCTAAATCCTGATCCTGTTAATTTGGAAGCAGTAGGTGATACAGCAAGTAATGCGCTCAAGTGCTTTCCAATTTTGAAACCAGATGCAATAATCTCTGATTGTAGAAGTGATTGTAAAATACATACTGAGCTGAGAATAATTAGtggttcttttattttcaaacgtGAAGATGCACGTAGAAATAAAGGGTGCGTAttgttaggtacccgcagccgattatctgcagccggataagtgcctgcagaagaggctgtaggtaggccagagcaggcatatcttggGCTACCTGTGATcgctaagccacgcccatccatcaccacatcactgaggtcatgagcaatgtttgtattgcaacTACGTGATAGAGTTGCTTTCtacgaaggttcaaagaacaagaagGCAACAATGTAACAACgtagaaaatggaagaaaacgtagaaaatgaaaatgctaaaaatgaagcaaaaacatagaaaatttctacaataacaaaacaacatcagaaaacataaatgaagctgactatgttccaaaataaaagttgaaaaggaaaaaaagcgtaaGAACGAGAAATGAGGAGcgcgaagaaaatttttggtttaAAAGTAAAGCAAATGTagcaaaaaatgcaaacatagctaactgaaaattgaaaacgttccaaaataaaagttaatagGTGTAAATCCGAGaacctggtttttgaaagatgtagaggtgtggttgaaaaaaactgtatagaagatatggatgtagatttgtatttttacaGGCTATTAAATCTTTGTAAGATACTGCAGTagtttgtgaaatttcgatttttttgctttaagcAAGTAAAACGTACTACGTAAACGATCATACTTCATACGGATGCAATAGCAGAGATAGCGTGCCCCTACGAGGCATGTTTCACACTTCATTATCTATGAGAGTCGCTGATGaaggatgtgatgggcggggcatgaggcaaacgcagcgcagtGTTCTGCTGACGCTGCacagcgcaattaacgatcgc is a window encoding:
- a CDS encoding hypothetical protein (NECATOR_CHRX.G24957.T1); protein product: MAKNIYSFEQPAAVSDICGKGDEVQRQTIFVAYASTSRCKEDVEAFYTDLEKIHKEDHTLYRVIVGDFNAKIDLRSTTEKLHIGIHGLQWTKQGEKLSEFIMTTKTIHGNSQFQKPSSLRWTWKLPGGGCRNEIDYSKRVLSARYRCCAKVPFTTGSSPPPRKIFLHTEKREGREVQRAVPYNYH
- a CDS encoding hypothetical protein (NECATOR_CHRX.G24958.T1), with amino-acid sequence MSTCLLTIGGKMDMSFERFSRPKYDMVSYRPILINTLARHFTPYLSECMIPKQWKTSKTVLLYKKEDSHDIRNYPPIRLPFVTYMLFMGVIFTGLRKVLNKGQPCIQAGFLKGFNTTGNIRTVWKLIEVSQEYKVSLFLTFIDLKKAFDSVEVEAVLEALGNQGVPTQYVKVCGNFRIRISPFYRNIIIDVKRRVRQDGTISPKISTNTFKNAMLKLEWDDIGVKMIDLHYLRFVVLVTASVSQAELMLNEFDETYGCIGL
- a CDS encoding hypothetical protein (NECATOR_CHRX.G24959.T2), with the translated sequence MNMKNDLTPELSRRKQRHDRKKAMSVIEGAITQGDARGVPVQADATAFAKDSNIRNFDALRVPREKKNHWATLLRDQDKLSAPTRPLRRTTGVKVSSEWTNFTGCPQCSDNEKCRAIEYAAIIVGKDEPTVTLAGVFHWFQIGNARSIIVDLQYSKVCANVTHLVSGAVSAHALIRQITAYSAPVVASIVVLEYPANNYTEALVNKHKVFSAATAHAVPLDNSITASPPCGLESLGPSTQKWWINRLASILSSGDNDTSVIIGSKQLVTGADSVIGISVLLKENDVVSCGHFEPLTERTIAAAKFDHTLSGFVKMTQYGTSNWASGIPTEIYCFFYNPNDTDTGDEKTELEWQFVIQDGISCSNAPVYDPFNLNDSSCSRGASLLCPVGDAYRKSTPLVLNTRQHLIVDNLPLSGPYSILKTSLRIRKKDVNKITTECAPLLLYSEKAVLDNMFRTARTVCSGPEERKESLTLAYEIAVSNGY
- a CDS encoding hypothetical protein (NECATOR_CHRX.G24959.T1), which encodes MNMKNDLTPELSRRKQRHDRKKAMSVIEGAITQGDARGVPVQADATAFAKDSNIRNFDALRVPREKKNHWATLLRDQDKLSAPTRPLRRTTGVKVSSEWTNFTGCPQCSDNEKCRAIEYAAIIVGKDEPTVTLAGVFHWFQIGNARSIIVDLQYSKVCANVTHLVSGAVSAHALIRQITAYSAPVVASIVVLEYPANNYTEALVNKHKVFSAATAHAVPLDNSITASPPCGLESLGPSTQKWWINRLASILSSGDNDTSVIIGSKQLVTGADSVIGISVLLKENDVVSCGHFEPLTERTIAAAKFDHTLSGFVKMTQYGTSNWASGIPTEIYCFFYNPNDTDTGDEKTELEWQFVIQDGISCSNAPVYDPFNLNDSSCSRGASLLCPVGDAYRKSTPLVLNTRQHLIVDNLPLSGPYSILKTSLRIRKKDVNKITTECAPLLLYSEEQFLLVLSIELG
- a CDS encoding hypothetical protein (NECATOR_CHRX.G24959.T3), producing the protein MNMKNDLTPELSRRKQRHDRKKAMSVIEGAITQGDARGVPVQADATAFAKDSNIRNFDALRVPREKKNHWATLLRDQDKLSAPTRPLRRTTGVKVSSEWTNFTGCPQCSDNEKCRAIEYAAIIVGKDEPTVTLAGVFHWFQIGNARSIIVDLQYSKVCANVTHLVSGAVSAHALIRQITAYSAPVVASIVVLEYPANNYTEALYNPIWRVKTQNGQELEATVFSGSINELALVNKHKVFSAATAHAVPLDNSITASPPCGLESLGPSTQKWWINRLASILSSGDNDTSVIIGSKQLVTGADSVIGISVLLKENDVVSCGHFEPLTERTIAAAKFDHTLSGFVKMTQYGTSNWASGIPTEIYCFFYNPNDTDTGDEKTELEWQFVIQDGISCSNAPVYDPFNLNDSSCSRGASLLCPVGDAYRKSTPLVLNTRQHLIVDNLPLSGPYSILKTSLRIRKKDVNKITTECAPLLLYSEKAVLDNMFRTARTVCSGPEERKESLTLAYEIAVSNGY